DNA from Desulfosporosinus sp. Sb-LF:
AATTGCTAGTAATTTTATAGTACAGCCTAGCTCGGCAGCATAGGCTAGATCTTCACGTGTAATTCTGGAGATCCCTTCTACAAAAACATCGTTGAGGGCTACGCGTGAATTAAAAGCAATCGAAGAAAGAATGGCGAGTTTACGTGCAGCATCTAAGCCGTCGACATCGGATGAAGGGTCAGATTCCGCGTATCCTAACTGTTGAGCTTCTGCAAGCACTTCTGCATAATCGCGGCCTTGTTCAGCCATGGCAGTGAGTATATAGTTGGTCGTCCCATTGATAATCCCCAGTATTGCAGTAATCTTATTAGCGACTAGAGATTCTTTTAGGGTTGCAATAATGGGGATTCCACCACCGACACTGGCTTCAAAGTGAAGTTCCTTGCTGGCTTTATCTGCGGCATCAAGAAGTTCATGACCATGAAGGGCTAATAAATCTTTATTAGCGGTTACAACATGTTTGCCATGTGCTAAGGCTTCTAAAATAAATGTGCGAGCTGGTTCGATCCCGCCCATGACTTCTACAATTATATCGATATCCGGATCTTGAAGAATTCTCTCAGGTTGATCAGTGAGGAAAAAGTCTCCACTAACTTCACGTTCTTTGTGCAGATCGCGGTCCAGAATGCCTTTGATGTTAATTTCGCAATGTGTTCGGGTCTGAATTGCTCCGGCATTTTGTTGTAATATCTTCACTACTCCAGTACCGACTGTACCCAAGCCTAAAATTCCTATTTGAATTGGCAATGGAAGACAACTCCCCTCTTAACGTACAAATGTGTTTACATAGTGGACATTATACCTCTTTATAGTAGTCTTTGACAAGAGAATCTTTGCGAAATCCATTGCATTCCGAGTAAAAAGGGTTGACACTGAGGAATGGATTCTGTATCATATAACAAAGTTCACACAATTAATGTAATATAACAGATAAGGAAGTGTACCTAGGGTTCCGAGGTATGATCCCGCCCCAGAAAGGGCTAGAGGTCCGTAGACCGGGGATAAACCTGTCTGGTCCAAGCGGTACAGAATCCATAATGGATTTACACCGTGGGTGGAAAAAACCCAAGCGGAAAGTTCCACAGACTAGAGGGGACTGAGCTTGGGTTTTTAATTGTCTGAATTTAACACGGAAAGGGGTAGATCGAATGGGACTAGTAATATACTGTAATGGTGCATATGTGCCGGAGGAAGAGGCAAAAATATCGGTATTTGACCATGGCTTTTTATATGGAGACGGGATATTTGAAGGGATTCGCGCGTATCACGGCCGAGTGTTTAAATTAGAAGAACATTTGAAACGCCTCTATGAATCCGCAAAGTCGATTCAATTGACAATAGGAATAACTAAAGACCAGATGCAGGAGATTGTACTAGAGACGCTGCGCAGAAATGGTTTAAACGATGCCTACATTCGCCTGGTCGTTTCACGTGGCAAGGGAGACCTTGGGCTTGATCCAAGGAATTGTCCACAAGCTGCTATCTTCTGCATAGCGGATCAAATAAAGATTTTCGAGCCAAGCATGTACGAAAAAGGCTTGATAGTAAATACGGTGCCAATTCGTCGAAATAATCCAGATTCATTAAGCCCACGGATTAAATCCCTTAATTATCTTAATAACATTCTTGCCAAAATCGAGGCTAATCAAGCAGGTGCCGTAGAAGGGATTATGCTTACTCAAGATGGATATGTCGCTGAAGGTACGTCAGATAATATCTTTATCTATCGAGACGGAGTCTTAATAACTCCACCTCTTTCAGTCGGAATCCTAGAGGGAATTACTCGGAACTCTGTGTTACGGCTCGCTGATGAATTGGGAATTAAGGCAGAGGAAGAGTTATTTACACGACACGACTTGTATACGGCGGATGAGTGTTTTCTCACGGGTACAGCTGCCGAATTGATTCCGGTAATCAAAGTAGATGGACGTGAAATCGGGGATGGGGTTCCTGGAGAAGTCTTTAAAAAGCTTCTCGTTGAATTTAGGGCACTTACCTATGTCAATGGTCCGGAAATTAACAAAGCATAGGAACTAGAGTCTGATAAGTTGGGAGGGGAATGAGTATGGGTGAAGAAACGACGGGATTAAAAGGGGCAACTGTCCTATTAAATGCCTTGCAACAGGAAGGTGTTGACGTCATTTTTGGTTATCCAGGTGGGGTGGTACTTCCATTATACGATGCCCTTGTGGATAGCCCCATTCGACATGTACTAGCGCGTCATGAACAAGGGGTAGTCTATGCTGCAGATGGGTATGCCCGAGTCAGTGGCAAAGTAGGGGTTTGTCTAGCTACGTCTGGCCCTGGAGCAACGAATTTGGTGACCGGTATTGCTAATGCTTATTCAGACTCAATCCCGTTAGTTGTATTGACAGGGCAGGTACCGACGACTTTGCTTGGTTCAGACTCCTTTCAAGAGGCAGATATCATTGGGATCACAATGCCCATTACAAAACACTCATATTTAGTTAAGGATGCTAGGGAGCTGCCGAGGATTGTCAAAGAAGCTTTTTATCTTGCCAGTACAGGCAGGCCCGGCCCGGTACTTATCGACATTCCGAAAGATGTTTTAGCGCAGGAAAATGTCGAACCCTTTGTAGCGGAAATGAAATTAAAGGGGTACAAAGTGTTTGGGCGGGGAAACAATGGTAAGATTGAAGAAGTAGCAAAGGCACTTTCAGAATCACGTAAGCCTGTACTCTATGCGGGTGGCGGTGTGGTAACGGCCAATGCCGAAGGAATCTTAAGACATCTATCTGACAAAACGAATTTACCAGTTGTCACGACCTTGATGGGGTTAGGCAGCCTTCCTGCCGGACACCCGAATCTCTTAGGTATGGTTGGAATGCACGGAACAGTGACAGCAAACTACGCGGTAGACGACTGTGATTTACTGATTGCGGTAGGCGTTCGTTTCGACGATCGTGTGACAAGTGGCATGGGGCATCGTTTTGCAACCAAAGCAAAGGTCATTCACATCGACATCGACCCTGTGGAAATCAGTAAAGTGGTAAAAACGCATATCCGAATCGTTGGAGATGCACGCGAAATATTGGAAGAAGTGTTGGACAGTTTACCAGGGTTTACTGTTCCTCAATTGTCAGACTGGTGGAGTCAACTGCGTGCTTGGCAAAATGAGCATACTTTGGGTTACGACATGGA
Protein-coding regions in this window:
- a CDS encoding homoserine dehydrogenase, whose protein sequence is MPIQIGILGLGTVGTGVVKILQQNAGAIQTRTHCEINIKGILDRDLHKEREVSGDFFLTDQPERILQDPDIDIIVEVMGGIEPARTFILEALAHGKHVVTANKDLLALHGHELLDAADKASKELHFEASVGGGIPIIATLKESLVANKITAILGIINGTTNYILTAMAEQGRDYAEVLAEAQQLGYAESDPSSDVDGLDAARKLAILSSIAFNSRVALNDVFVEGISRITREDLAYAAELGCTIKLLAIAKQQEEGIEVRVHPAILPLTHPLASVNGVFNAIFVIGDAVGETMYYGRGAGSLPTGSAIVSDVMRIVNSIQAKSTSPSNCTCYLDLPLKAVSDFYTAFYIRLLVKDEPRVLATLALLFAEANISFASIIQKPRGHHQAEIVLVTHPCREGSLQEALDSVKAYSKVLTIQNVIRFESGQGEKP
- the ilvE gene encoding branched-chain-amino-acid transaminase, with the protein product MGLVIYCNGAYVPEEEAKISVFDHGFLYGDGIFEGIRAYHGRVFKLEEHLKRLYESAKSIQLTIGITKDQMQEIVLETLRRNGLNDAYIRLVVSRGKGDLGLDPRNCPQAAIFCIADQIKIFEPSMYEKGLIVNTVPIRRNNPDSLSPRIKSLNYLNNILAKIEANQAGAVEGIMLTQDGYVAEGTSDNIFIYRDGVLITPPLSVGILEGITRNSVLRLADELGIKAEEELFTRHDLYTADECFLTGTAAELIPVIKVDGREIGDGVPGEVFKKLLVEFRALTYVNGPEINKA
- the ilvB gene encoding biosynthetic-type acetolactate synthase large subunit is translated as MGEETTGLKGATVLLNALQQEGVDVIFGYPGGVVLPLYDALVDSPIRHVLARHEQGVVYAADGYARVSGKVGVCLATSGPGATNLVTGIANAYSDSIPLVVLTGQVPTTLLGSDSFQEADIIGITMPITKHSYLVKDARELPRIVKEAFYLASTGRPGPVLIDIPKDVLAQENVEPFVAEMKLKGYKVFGRGNNGKIEEVAKALSESRKPVLYAGGGVVTANAEGILRHLSDKTNLPVVTTLMGLGSLPAGHPNLLGMVGMHGTVTANYAVDDCDLLIAVGVRFDDRVTSGMGHRFATKAKVIHIDIDPVEISKVVKTHIRIVGDAREILEEVLDSLPGFTVPQLSDWWSQLRAWQNEHTLGYDMDRLTPQMVIKCLGELAGGEAIITTDVGQHQMWAAQYYPTAHPRNYATSCGLGAMGYGLPAAVGAQIARTDDKVFLITGDGSLQMSIQELGTIAQNKLPIKIILLNNGVLGMVRQWQKMFYSERYSQILLQGNPDFVKVAEAYGIRGIHVDSTEQVRSAITEAINHPGPVLLDFAISPEEAVLPLVPPGNVITEMIVR